The following proteins come from a genomic window of Phycisphaeraceae bacterium:
- a CDS encoding uracil-DNA glycosylase, protein MAKKSKFDLLNEKIVSCERCPRLIKHCRKMATVKRAAFRDQTYFGKPVPNFGDPAARLLIIGLAPAAHGANRTGRMFTGDRSGDFLYRAMFQTGFANQPTSRHVGDNLRLTDALITATAHCAPPANRPTPREIANCATFLDQTFTLLSNVRVVLCLGKIGFDAVLAYYFRRGWITRKSAYRFGHGVLHEFNAVRTNDGIIKPPVILCSYHPSQQNTFTGRLTPAMLKAVFETARSIIDRNEVTQADTAANQSDP, encoded by the coding sequence GTGGCGAAAAAGTCCAAATTTGATTTGCTCAACGAAAAAATCGTCTCCTGCGAGCGGTGCCCGCGGCTTATCAAACATTGCCGCAAGATGGCTACGGTTAAACGTGCCGCATTCCGCGACCAGACCTATTTCGGTAAGCCCGTGCCCAACTTCGGCGACCCGGCCGCCCGACTGCTCATCATCGGTTTGGCGCCGGCGGCCCACGGAGCCAACCGCACCGGCCGCATGTTCACCGGTGATCGCTCCGGCGACTTCCTCTATCGGGCGATGTTCCAGACAGGTTTCGCCAACCAACCCACCTCGCGTCATGTCGGCGACAACCTCCGGCTCACCGATGCGCTGATCACCGCGACCGCTCACTGCGCTCCGCCTGCGAACCGACCCACGCCGCGCGAGATCGCCAACTGTGCAACTTTTCTCGATCAGACTTTCACGCTGCTCTCGAATGTTCGCGTGGTGCTGTGTCTGGGCAAGATCGGATTCGATGCGGTGCTAGCCTACTACTTCCGCCGTGGCTGGATCACGAGGAAGTCCGCCTATCGCTTCGGCCACGGAGTGCTGCACGAGTTCAACGCTGTCCGCACGAATGATGGCATCATCAAGCCGCCCGTGATTTTGTGCAGCTACCACCCCAGCCAGCAAAACACCTTCACCGGAAGGCTCACCCCGGCCATGCTCAAAGCGGTGTTTGAAACCGCACGAAGCATCATCGACCGTAATGAGGTGACACAAGCCGACACAGCAGCGAACCAGTCAGACCCGTGA
- a CDS encoding Gfo/Idh/MocA family oxidoreductase, which translates to MQHRIAIIGVGAIAGMHARAIADIPNAKLVAGSCRSQEKGQKFAQQYGCAWYGSFEQMLDREKPSVVTICTPSGAHLEPTLAAASRGIHVLSEKPLEINKARVDEMIAGAQKHGVLLGGIFPQRYNPVVKAVQEAAVAKRFGQLAVVNTYVPWWRDDAYYAPSRWQGKLALDGGGALMNQSIHGIDAIQWIAGSTMPDLGTANPVEQVFAFTAKRGHDPNLIEVEDTAVVVMKFRNGALGQVLGATSMYPGSLKRLQIAGRDGTAEILEDELITFKFRQEQTEDAAIREKFAAKTKSGGGASDPMAIDYSGHTRNIRDFLEAVEKSRTPSIDGREGRKAVAIIEAIYESARTGKTIQV; encoded by the coding sequence ATGCAACATCGTATTGCGATCATCGGAGTCGGTGCGATTGCCGGCATGCACGCCCGTGCCATCGCGGACATTCCCAACGCCAAACTTGTCGCCGGCTCATGCCGCAGTCAGGAGAAAGGGCAAAAGTTCGCCCAGCAGTACGGCTGCGCCTGGTACGGTTCATTCGAACAGATGCTCGACCGGGAAAAACCGAGCGTGGTGACGATCTGCACGCCGTCCGGTGCGCATCTGGAGCCGACGTTGGCGGCGGCGTCGCGCGGGATTCATGTGCTTTCGGAAAAACCGCTGGAAATCAACAAGGCGCGAGTCGATGAGATGATCGCCGGCGCGCAGAAGCACGGCGTCCTGCTGGGAGGCATTTTCCCGCAGCGATATAACCCGGTGGTCAAAGCTGTTCAGGAAGCCGCCGTGGCGAAAAGGTTCGGTCAACTCGCCGTCGTCAACACCTATGTCCCGTGGTGGCGTGATGATGCCTATTACGCGCCGTCCCGATGGCAGGGCAAACTCGCACTCGATGGCGGCGGGGCATTGATGAATCAGTCCATCCACGGCATCGACGCGATTCAGTGGATCGCCGGCTCGACCATGCCGGACCTCGGCACGGCCAATCCCGTGGAGCAGGTTTTCGCCTTCACCGCCAAGCGCGGCCACGACCCGAATTTGATCGAAGTGGAAGACACGGCTGTGGTGGTGATGAAGTTCCGCAACGGAGCCTTGGGCCAGGTTCTCGGCGCAACCTCGATGTATCCCGGCTCGCTCAAGCGTCTCCAGATCGCCGGCCGGGACGGCACCGCGGAGATTCTTGAAGACGAGTTGATCACGTTCAAGTTTCGTCAGGAGCAAACGGAAGACGCGGCGATACGCGAAAAATTCGCCGCCAAGACAAAATCCGGCGGCGGGGCGTCTGATCCGATGGCTATCGACTACTCCGGCCACACCCGGAACATCCGCGATTTTCTCGAAGCGGTGGAAAAATCACGCACTCCGAGTATTGATGGCCGCGAGGGGCGCAAGGCAGTGGCGATCATCGAGGCGATTTACGAGTCGGCACGGACCGGCAAAACGATCCAAGTCTGA